Below is a genomic region from Calditerricola satsumensis.
ACATCCACGAGATCAAGCAGCCCGATCTTGACGCGCAGCTGGTCGCCGAGAACATCGCCCGCCAGATCGAAAACCGCATCTCCTGGCGCCGCGCGATGAAGCAGGCCATCCAGCGGGTCATGCGCGCGGGGGCCAAAGGCGTTAAGACGCAGGTGAGCGGCCGTCTCGGGGGCGCGGAAATCGCCCGCACTGAAGGCTACAACGAGGGGACGGTCCCGCTGCACACGCTGCGCGCCGACATCGACTACGGGTTTGCGGAAGCCCACACCACGTACGGCCGCATCGGGGTGAAGGTGTGGATCTATCGCGGCGACGTCCTGCCGAAGAAAAAGCAGGCCCAAGAGCAAGCGGCTGAGGAAGGGGGCAAGTAACCATGTTGATGCCGAAGCGCGTCAAGTACCGCAAGGAGCAGCGCGGCCGCATGAAGGGGCGCGCGAAAGGCGGCACGACCATCGCCTTTGGGGAATACGGTTTGCAGGCCCTGGAACCGGCGTGGATCACCAACCGGCAAATTGAGGCGGCTCGTATCGCCTTGACGCGCTACATCCGCCGCGGCGGGAAAGTGTGGATCAAGATCTTCCCGCACAAGCCGGTGACGGCGAAGCCCCTCGAAGTGCGGATGGGAAGCGGGAAAGGTTCTCCGGAAAAGTGGGTCGCGGTGGTCAAGCCCGGCAAGATCCTGTTCGAGCTGGCCGGCGTTTCGGAGGACGTCGCCCGCGAAGCGATGCGGCTTGCCGCTCACAAGCTGCCCATCAAGTGCAAGTTCGTGAAACGCGAAGATTTGGGTGGTGAGCAGCAATGAAGATGAAGGCGAGCGACTTCCGGAACATGACCACGGCGGAAATCGAAAAGAAAATCCGCGAGCTGAAAGAGGAGCTGTTCAACCTCAACTTCCAGAAAGCGACGGGTCAGCTGGAGAACCCGGCCCGCATCCGCGAAATCCGCAAGGCCATCGCGCGGGCGAAGACGGTTCTCCGTGAGCGGGAACTGGGCATTCGCTAATCGAGAGGAGGGGTTTCGGTGGCTCAACAAGAGCGTGGCAAGCGCAAAGTGCTGGTCGGCAAAGTGGTCAGCGACAAAATGGACAAATCGATCGTCGTGCTCGTTGAGACCTACAAGCGTCATCCGCTCTACAAAAAGCGGGTGCTGCGTTCCAAGAAGTACATGGCCCACGACGAGCACAACGAAGCCAGGATCGGCGACGTGGTGAAGATCATGGAAACGCGGCCGCTGTCGAAGCGGAAGCGTTGGCGCTTGGTGGAGATTTTGGAGCGGGCGTCGGCGGAAGACCGGGCGGCGCTGGTGGAAGAGCAGCCCGAACCGGCTGACGAAGCGCTGGCCCAAGTCGAATAACGCACGGCAAGGAGGGTGAAGGACGATGATTCAACCGCAAACGCGGCTGGTGGTGGCGGACAACTCCGGCGCGCGGGAAATCATGTGCATTCGCGTGCTGGGCGGTTCGAATCGCCGCTATGCGAACATTGGCGACGTCATTGTCGCATCGGTCAAGCAAGCGACGCCCGGTGGCGTTGTCAAGAAGGGGGACGTCGTGAAGGCGGTCATCGTTCGTTCCAAGCGCGGCGTGCGTCGCCCGGACGGCTCGTACATTCGCTTTGACGACAACGCGGCGGTGCTCATCCGCGAGGACAAAAGCCCCCGCGGCACGCGGATCTTCGGCCCGGTGGCGCGGGAACTGCGCGAGAAAGACTTCATGAAGATCATCTCCCTCGCACCGGAAGTGCTCTAAAGCGGCGAGCGGACGCAAAGGAGGTGCCGAGCGATGTCTCAACCGAAGCTGCACGTGAAAACCGGCGACCTGGTGATGGTCATCGCGGGCAAGGACAAGGGCAAGAAGGGGCGCATTCTGAAGGCTTTCCCGAAAAAGCAGCGCGTGCTGGTGGAAGGCGTCAACCTGGTCAAGAAGCATGTCCGTCCCTCCCCGGACAACCCGCAGGGCGGCATCATCACCGTCGAAGCGCCCATCCACGTGTCCAACGTGATGCCCATCGATCCGAAGACGGGTCAACCGACGCGCGTGGGGTACAAAATTCTCGAGAACGGCAAGAAGGTGCGCATCGCCAAGAAGTCGGGTGCGGTGCTCGACTGACGGAGCTTGAGAGAGAAAGGAGGGTCCCGACATGGGTGCACGGCTGAAGGAGAAGTATCTCAACGAAGTGGTTCCGGCTTTGATGAAAAAATTTGGTTACCGCAACGTGATGGAAGTGCCGAAGATCGAAAAAGTGGTCATCAACATGGGCGTCGGCGAAGGGGCCCAGAATCCCAAGGCCATCGACGGCGCGGTCGAAGACCTGACGCTCATCGCCGGCCAAAAGCCGATCGTGACGCGGGCCAAGAAATCGATTGCCGGTTTCAAGATCCGCCAGGGGCATCCCATCGGGGTGAAGGTGACCCTGCGCGGCGATCGCATGTACCACTTCCTCGACAAGCTGTTCCACGTGGCGCTGCCCCGCGTGCGCGACTTCCGCGGCGTGTC
It encodes:
- the rplX gene encoding 50S ribosomal protein L24 — encoded protein: MHVKTGDLVMVIAGKDKGKKGRILKAFPKKQRVLVEGVNLVKKHVRPSPDNPQGGIITVEAPIHVSNVMPIDPKTGQPTRVGYKILENGKKVRIAKKSGAVLD
- the rplN gene encoding 50S ribosomal protein L14; translated protein: MIQPQTRLVVADNSGAREIMCIRVLGGSNRRYANIGDVIVASVKQATPGGVVKKGDVVKAVIVRSKRGVRRPDGSYIRFDDNAAVLIREDKSPRGTRIFGPVARELREKDFMKIISLAPEVL
- the rpsC gene encoding 30S ribosomal protein S3, which translates into the protein MGQKVSPVGLRIGIIRDWQSRWYAEKDYAELLHEDIKIRDYLKKRLKDAAVSTIEIERAANRVNITIHTAKPGMVIGKGGAEVENLRKELTQLTNKRVHINIHEIKQPDLDAQLVAENIARQIENRISWRRAMKQAIQRVMRAGAKGVKTQVSGRLGGAEIARTEGYNEGTVPLHTLRADIDYGFAEAHTTYGRIGVKVWIYRGDVLPKKKQAQEQAAEEGGK
- the rplE gene encoding 50S ribosomal protein L5; protein product: MGARLKEKYLNEVVPALMKKFGYRNVMEVPKIEKVVINMGVGEGAQNPKAIDGAVEDLTLIAGQKPIVTRAKKSIAGFKIRQGHPIGVKVTLRGDRMYHFLDKLFHVALPRVRDFRGVSPRSFDGRGNYNLGLREQLIFPEIDYDKVDKIRGMDIAIVTTAKTDEEARELLAQLGMPFRKQ
- the rpmC gene encoding 50S ribosomal protein L29, giving the protein MKASDFRNMTTAEIEKKIRELKEELFNLNFQKATGQLENPARIREIRKAIARAKTVLRERELGIR
- the rplP gene encoding 50S ribosomal protein L16; translated protein: MLMPKRVKYRKEQRGRMKGRAKGGTTIAFGEYGLQALEPAWITNRQIEAARIALTRYIRRGGKVWIKIFPHKPVTAKPLEVRMGSGKGSPEKWVAVVKPGKILFELAGVSEDVAREAMRLAAHKLPIKCKFVKREDLGGEQQ